A single genomic interval of Aegicerativicinus sediminis harbors:
- a CDS encoding ribonuclease Z: MILDKDGNITIITQEQKSIPVLIDKITSSYNKFQNDNIVINLTVWSEVTISDILEFLQISNQHRKKKLSFVIVTDKANLNEMPDEIIVVPTMHEAYDIIEMEEMERDLDF; encoded by the coding sequence ATGATTCTAGATAAAGATGGTAATATCACTATAATTACCCAAGAACAGAAATCTATTCCTGTTTTAATCGATAAGATTACTTCCTCCTATAATAAATTTCAAAACGACAATATTGTAATTAATCTCACAGTTTGGAGTGAGGTTACAATAAGTGATATTTTGGAATTTCTCCAGATTTCTAACCAACATCGTAAAAAGAAACTTTCTTTTGTTATTGTAACCGATAAGGCAAATCTTAATGAAATGCCAGATGAAATTATCGTTGTTCCTACAATGCACGAAGCTTACGACATTATTGAAATGGAGGAGATGGAGCGCGATCTCGATTTTTGA